The region GCCGACGCCCGGTCCATCCTCGTGGAGTCGCTCACCACGTCGATTCAGCCGCACCTGCAGATTCCGACGGCGGCGGACCTGCCCCGATACCTCAACGTCGCCACGCGGACGATGGGGCCGGTGCTGTCGTTGGCGACGAACTCGCCGTTCCTCCCGGCCGACCGCTACGAGGGACTCGACCCCGAGGCGGTTCTCGCGGAGACGCCCCACGAGTGCCGCGTCCCCGTCTTCGAACGCTCCGTGAACGTCGCCGGCGTCGAGAAGTGCCGCGTCCCCGAGGACTACGGCGGCGTGGCGGACGTAATCGACCGAATCGTCGAGGACGAGACGCTCGCGCCCGTCCTCTCGGAGACGGGCGACGCGGACGCGGATGCGGACGCCGACGGGGACGACTCCTACGCCTCCTCGGTCCCGGAGTTCGTCACCAAGCGCGGCACGTTCTGGCGGTGGGTTCGCCCCGTCTTCGGCGGCGACGTGCCCCGCGGCGACGGCGGGGACGCCACGGCCCCCGAAAACGACGACGCGTCGGTCCGAATCGAGTACAGGCCCCTCCCGACGCAACCGACCGTCCGCGACGCCGTCGGCCTGCAGGCGTTGGTCGTCGGACTCGTTCACGGAATCGTCGTCGCCGACCACCCCGTCGAGCACCTCCCGTGGGCGGACGCCCGCGACTCCTTCTACGCCGCCGTCGCGGACGGGCCCGACGCCGACTTGGAGTGGGTCGGCAGTCACGGCGACCGGATGGACGCCGCGCCCGTCGTCCGCGACGAACTGTTCTCGCTCGCGCGACACGGCCTGCGCGAGATGGGCGTCGAAGACGAGACGGCCGAGTGGCTCCTCTCGCCGATAGAGGCGCGACAGAGCGCGACGCACACCTCGCCGAGCGCGTGGAAGCGCGCCCGCGTCCGCGAACGACTGGACGCGGGCGAGAGCCTCCCGGACGCCGTCCGCGCGATGCAGCGAGAGTACGTCGAGCAGGCGGCGACCGGACGGGCGTTCGCGACGTGGGACCGAGCGTAACCGCGGTGCGGCGGGCGTCCGGCGAGGCGGTCAGTCGCTCCGCCGCGCGCCGGTTCCGCTCCGGTTCAACCCGTCGAGGAGAATCTCGCCGTCCTCGATGGGGACGCCCTCGTAGTCGTCTTCGTCGAGGAGGAGTGCGCCGTCCAAGTCGGCGTAGTCCAAGAGGGGCGCGAGGTGGCAGGCGGCGGCGATAGCGGCGTTCGACTCCACCATACAGCCGAGCATCACCTCAAGTCCGTGCGCGCGGGCGGCGTGGACCATCCGCCTCGCCTCCGAGAGGCCGCCGCACTTCATCAGTTTCAGGTTCACGATGTCCGTCCTGTCTGCGACGGCGGGCACGTCTTCGAGCGTCACGCAGGACTCGTCGGCCGCTATCGGGAGCGCGCTCCGTTCGTAGACGAACTTCAGCCCCTCGGGGTTCTCCGCGGGGACGGGTTGTTCGACGAACTCGACGCCGTACTCCGCGAGCATCTCGGACTTCCGGACCGCCTCGCGTGGCGTCCATCCCTCGTTTGCGTCCACGCGAATCGTCGCGTCGGGCGCGCTCTCCCGCACCGCCTCGACTATCTCCTCGTCGCGGTCGGTGCCGAGTTTCACCTTCAAGACCGGGTAGCCCGCCTCGACGGCCGCCTCCGTCTTCTCTTCGATTCGCTCAGTCTCGTCTAATCCGATGGTGAAGGAGGTGGGCGGACAGTCGTCGGCGTCCAGTCCCCAGTGCCGGTAGAGGGGGAGGCCGAGGCGCTTTGCGGCCAAGTCGTGGAGGGCGATGCTGACCGCGGCGCGGGCCGCCGGGTTCCCGCCGACCGCCTCTTCCATCCGGCGTTCGATTCGCGCCGTCGCGTGGGCGTCGCCGACGGACTCGACTTCGCGCAGGAGGTCCGGCAGGACCGCTTCGACGGTGTCGGCCGTCTCGCCGTAGTGCGCGGAGGGGGCCGCCGCGCCGACGCCCGTCATCCCGCCGTCGTCGGTGACGCGGACGACGACGTTCTCCGCGTCCGTCTGCGTCCCGCGGGCGATGGTGAACTCGTCGGCCAGCGGGTACGACACCCGCTCGAACTCCGTCGTCAGCGTCATCTACGTCTCCTCCAGCACCGCGTCCAGAATCTCGTCGGCGTCGAAGCGCACCGGGTCCGTCGCGGGCGCGCCGAGCGATTCGGAGTACGACTCGACGGCCTCGCGGGCGGCGTCGTCGCCCTCGACGCGGGAGGTGTTCAACGCGCCGGCGACGACGGACCCCTCGTGGACGGGCGCGGCGAGGTTCTCGTAGAGGTCCACGTACTCGGAGACGGGCGGTATCTCGAACTCCTCGTAGCCGTGGATGGCCTCGCGCCCATCGACGTGACAGAGGACCATCGCGTCGGCCATCGCGCCGTGGAGGATGCCGCAGGTGACCGCGGAGTAGGCGGGGTGGGTGATGCTCCCCTGTCCCTCGACGAACAGCACGTCGTAGTCGTCGCCGACTTCCAGAATCATCTCCTCGACCGCACCGGCGGTGAAGTCGCTGACCACCCGGTCGATGGGATTGCCCCACCCCGCTATCATGATACCCGTCTGCCCCGTCGGAATGAACCCGGCGTCGATGCCGCGTTCGCGCGCCGCCTCGACGAGTTCCAAGGAGACGGTCATCTTCCCCACCGAGCAGTCGGTGCCGACGGTGAGAACCACGTCGGCGTCCACGTCGGCGGAGCGACCCTCCGCGACCGTCAGGTCGTCGTGGGGCTTCCGCACGTCGTTCAGTTCGACGCCGTGTTCGTCGGCGAGTTCGGCGAACTCCTCGTCCTCCGTGAGAAAGTAGTGCAGGCCCGCGATGACGTCGCACCCGCCTTCGATTGCGGTGCGCACGTCGTCGCGCCACGTCTCGTCGAACGCGCCGCCGATGGGGGAGATGCCGATAAGCAGGGCGTCGGCCTCGGGCGCGTCGTCCATCGAGGCGACGACCGGAACGTCCGGCAGGTCCCGGCGGTGGTCCGACGCCGAGGTGCCCGGGTTGTCTCTGTCGAGGACCGCCACCACGTCGTAGTCGGCGTACTTGAGGACGCCCGTGGCCGTCTTCGCCCGTTCGGGGAACTTCTCGTGCGCGAGGACGACGACCCGAGTCCGGTCGTCGCCGGTCCGTGCGGTACTCATGGTAACCCCTGACGCGAAGGGCGGGCTTAATCTCCGGTGGTTCCGCGGCGACTCAGAGGCGCGACAGGCGGGTGGTCCAGAACTCCCGGACGGCCTCCCGGAGCGCTTCCTCCGGTTCGCCGGAGGCGTCCACCGTCGCGCGGTGGTCGGCCAGTTCCTCGAACTCCCCGAGGACGGTTCGCTCCCCGAGGACGACCAGCGTATCGCTCTCGCCGTCGCCGTCCGCCGCGTGCGCCCGAAGCACCTCCTTCGAGCGCTCGAGGTGGTTCGACACCTGTTCGTCGCGCCGCCGTTCGAACCGCGCCTGCGAGAACCCGCCCTTGGAGTGGGCGTTCATCACGTCGGACTCCACGTCGTCTTCGAGGGTGACCTCCTCGCCGTCGAAGCGCCCGAGTGCGAACAGGTCCGAGCGTACGAGGGCGACGCGGACGGTTCCCTCCGGTCGGAACCACGACCGCTCGATTCGGAACGACGACCCCCACTCGTCGAACGCGGCGGGCGGCGTCGGCGGTTCGAGGACGGCGGAGACGACTCCGGCGTCGTCGGTGTAGACGAGACACGGCGCGGCGCGGCGGACGAGGGCCGCCCGTTCGCCGAGTGCCTCCTCCACCGACTCCGGCGGGTGTTCCTCGACCATCGCCGAGAGCGCACCCTCGGGGCCGGTGGCGACCGAAACGAGGCGGGAGAGCACCTCCTCCAGTCTGTCGCCGCGCAGGTCCTCGGTGCCGCGGAACTCTACTTCGGCCTCGTCGTCTTCGGAGAGTCGCTCGACACGGTGTTCCAGTTCCTCGACCTGCGTTTCGAGGCGGTTCAGTTCCCGTTCGGCCTCCTGTCGTTCGCGGACGGCTTCGCTCCGCCGTTCCTCCTCGGCCTCGGCGCGGCGTTCGAGGTGTCGTTTCTCCTCCTGCAACTCCTCGATTCGCTCTTTCAGTTCCGCCCGCCCCAGCAACTCGTCCAGCATGCTTCGACGCGCGAACTGGGGGCACTTCAGCGTTGCTTAGACTCGCCGCACGACGGCAGGAGAGAGCGTCCACCCGCGGCGTCGCGGACTCCCGTCGTTCACGTGCGGAAACAAACACGAACTCGAAGAGCGGGACCGACAGTTCGAATCGCTCCCGCTCCCTCTAGGGGAAACATATGTCCCTAATATTACTATTACGATTAATACTTACATCTGGCACATCCACGTCCACGTATGCCTCACGGGCAAGACGTCGAAGACGATACGGCGGATCACTCCTCCAAGTACGAGTGTCTCGAATGCGGCGCTATCGTCGAATCCGAGACCCATCCGGGCGAGTGCCCGGAGTGCGGCGGCGACTTCCAGAACCGGGCGAAATCGCTCGAATAATCCCTTCTCTAACGCTTTCCCAATGTCTCAAGACACCCCGTCGGCAGACGAACGTACTCGCCAATCCGTAGAAACGCCGCCGGAAACCGCGCTGGACACCGCGCGACACCAACTCAACCAAGCCGCATCGTACCTCGACGTCGACCCGAACATCGTCGAACGACTCAACCACCCCGCGTCGGTCCACGAAGTGACGGTTCCGCTCGAACGGGACGACGGCACCGTCGAGATGTTCCGAGGGTACCGCGCGCAACACGACAGCGTGCGAGGGCCGTTCAAGGGCGGTCTGCGCTTCCACCCCCACGTCGGTCGCGAGGAGTGCATCGGGTTGGCGATGTGGATGACGTGGAAGTGCGCGGTCGTCGACATCCCCTTCGGCGGTGCGAAAGGCGGCGTCGTCGTCAACCCGAAGGAGTTGAGCGACGACGAAACCGAGCGGTTGACCCGCCGCTTCACCAACGAACTGCGGAACGTCATCGGCCCCATGACGGACATCCCGGCGCCGGACATGGGCACCGACGCGCAGACGATGGCGTGGATTATGGACGCGTACAGCGTTCAGGAGGCCGAGACGATACCCGGCGTTGTGACGGGGAAACCGCCCGTCATCGGCGGCAGTAAGGGCCGAGAAGAAGCGCCCGGACGGAGCGTCGCCATCATCGCCCGAAAGTTACTCGACTACTACGACTACCCGATAGCGGAGACGACGGTGGCCGTGCAGGGGTTCGGAAGCGTCGGCGCGAACGCCGCCCGGTTGCTCGACGATTGGGGGGCGTCCGTCGTCGCCGTCAGCGACGTCAACGGCGCGGCCTACGACCCCGACGGACTCGACACGCGCGCGATTCCCTCCCACAACGAGGAACCGGAGGCGGTGACGACCTACGCCGACGAGACCATCGGCAACGAGGAGATCCTGGAACTCGACGTGGACCTCCTGATTCCGGCGGCCATCGGGAACGTCATCACCGAGGACAACGCCGGGGACGTCGATGCGGACATGATCGTCGAGGGCGCGAACGGACCGATAACGTTCGTCGCGGACTCGATTCTCGCCGAACGGGACGTCCCCGTCGTGCCCGACATCCTCGCGAACGCCGGCGGCGTGACGGTGAGTTACTTCGAGTGGCTCCAGGACATCAACCGTCGCTCGTGGTCGCGCGACAGGGTGAACGAGGAACTCGAAGAGGAGATGCTCGCCGCGTGGAACGCCGTCCGGCGGGAGGTCGAAGAACGCGACGTTACGTGGCGCGACGGCGCGTACGTCGTCGCCCTCTCGCGGATAGCCGAGGCACACGAGAGCCGCGGACTCTGGCCGTAAGCGTCCGCTATCCGTCCCGAAGTCGTGAAAAGAACGGGTCGTGAGCGTGCTACGCCACGGCGGCGTCGTCGCCGAACTTGTAGCCCGAGTACCGGAGCAGTTCGGCCGCGCGTTCTCGCTTCGCGAGGAGGACGTCGCGGTCGTCCGGCAGGCCCTCGTCGGCGAACGAACTCGGGACGGCGAGCGTTCCCGACGGTACGGACTCGTCCCCGAGGACGGGGATGTGCGTCCGCTCTAACTTCATGACGAGGGGCGCGTCTAGCGGTGTTACACCCTCGTCGGCGTACAACTCCTCGTTGACTCTCTCGTGGTCCGTCCGGTGGATGGCGGGCACCTCACCGTCGTACGGTTCGACGTACAACCGGCCGAGGTAGTAGCCGCTCGAAAATTGCTCGAACATCTGTGCGTGACCTTCTCACCCACGGACAGATATAAGACTTGTCGCCAACGCTTATGTCGGACCGCAAAAAGCGAAGACGCGATCAGTCGTCGCCGCGGTCGCCGTTCGTCGCGCCGGTCATAGACCAGACGGCGGTGAGGCCGAGGACGACGGCGGGAAGCAACGGGAGGACGAGCAACGCCACGATGTACGGGACGCCGAACGACCCGAGGAACGTCGGGCGCAGGTAGATGAGTCCGGGGACGACGAGCGTACAGAACACTAGCACGACCACGAGTCCCCAGCCGGTTCGCCCGAATCCCGAGGGTTCGGGCTCGTCCGTTACGGGTTCGCCGTCCGGACGGTGGACGTAGCCCCCGTCTTCGTCAGAGTTCACTATCGGGGATTACGACCACCTTGCCAAAGCCCTCACGGTTCTCTATCATCTCGTGTGCGCGCGCCGTCTCGCTCATGGGAAGCACCTCGCGGATGCGCGGTTCGAAGGTGCCGTCCCAGACGCGTTCGAGGGCGTCGTCGGCCTGTCCGGGCGTCGCCATCGTCGAGCCGATGACCTGCAGTTGGTTCCAGAAGATGCGGTTCAGGCCCGCGCCGGGGTTCCCGCCGGTCGTCGCGCCGCAGGTGACGAGGCGGCCGCCCTTCCGCAGACTCTTCAGCGAGTCCTCGTACGTCGCCTCGCCGATGTGGTCCACGACGACGTCCACGCCGCGCTTGTCGGTTATCTCGCGGATGCGCCCCGCGAACTCCTCCTCTTCGTAGTTGATGAGGTGGTCCGCGCCGCACTCTTCGGCGTACTCCAGTTTCTCGTCGGTGGAGGCGGTGGCGAACACCTCCGCGCCCGCGTAGTCGGCGATTTGGACCGCGGCGTGGCCGACGCCGCCCGAGGCGCCGTGGACGAGCACTTTCTCGCCGGGGTCCACGTCGGCGCGGTCAACCAGCATGCGCCACGCCGTCTGGAACACGAGCGACGCCGACCCGGCGGTTTCCCACCTGACGCCCTCGGGGACGGGGACGAGGTTCTCCGCGGGGACGGCGGCGTACTCCGAGTGAACGCCGCGCACGTGCTCGCCGATGATGCGGAAGTCCGGTGCCAGCGTCGGGTCGCCGTGCCGGGAGAACTCGTCGTCGCCGTCGGCGACGCCCGCGACGAGGGCTACCCTGTCCCCCTCCTCGAAGCGCGTCACGCCCTCGCCGAGTTCGTCCACGACGCCGGCCATGTCGCTGCCGGGCACGTGCGGCATCTCCAAGTCGAGGCCGGGCAGTCCGCGCCGCGTCCAGACGTCGAGGTGGTTCAGCGCCGCCGCCTTCACGTCCACGACCACCTCGCCGCGGCCCGGTTCGGGGTCGGGGAACTCGCCGTACTCGATGACGTCTCGGTCGCCGTGCTCCGCGAATTGGACTGCCTGCATACGGGTCGTGTCGGGCGGGAACCACTAAATACCGCGCTCCGTCCGCACGATTTTCCCCCGTCCCGTCCGAACGTCCGCGTATGAGCGACGGACCACAGATGGACGCCGACCACGAGGCCGCCGCCCATCAAGACGACCGCGACGGAGACGAACACCACGACGAACACGATCACGACGACCACGAACACGACCACCACCACGAACACGACGTCGAAACCGTCGGCGTCGGCGTCGTCACCATCTCCTCGACGCGTTCGCTCGACGACGACCCGGCGGGCGACGCCATCGTCGAGGCGTTCGACGAGGCGGGCCACGAGGTGGTCACGCGCCAACTCGTCGACGACGACTTCGACGGGATACAGGCGACCGTGGACAACCTCGTAGACCGGGAGGACGTAGACGTCGTCGTCACCACCGGCGGCACGGGCGTGACGCCCGACGACGTGACCGTCGAAGCGGTGGACGACGTTCTCAGGAAGCGACTGCCGGGGTTCGGCGAACTGTTCCGCCGACTGTCGTACGAGGAGATAGGCACGCGCGTCGTCGGGACCTGCGCCGCCGCGGGCGTCTCCCGCGGAGTCCTCATCTTCTGTCTGCCCGGAAGCGAGAACGCCGTGCGCCTCGGCACCGAGGAGATCATCGTCCCCGAGGTGTCGCACCTCGTCGGACTGGCCTCCCGCGACGACGAGGAGTGACCCGCCGCGGCCGTACGGTCAGGGCGGCGCGTAGAACACCCACGACTCCGCGGGGACGGTCACGTCCACGTCCCCGTTTCCGTCGGTCGTCACGTCGCCCGCGTTGCCGCTGTAGTCGTTGAGCGTCTGGTTCGTCCACGAGGTGGAGACGCGCTGAGTGTGGGACCCGTTCGGGTCGTTGTTGATGCCGACGAGGAGGTTGTTGGCCCGTTCGTAGACTGCGAGATTCGACGACGCGTGCCGCCAGCGCAACTCGCCGCCGCAGAGGTTCTCGCGGACCCACACCATGTTGTTGATGGCGCTGTCGTCGAGTATCTCGGTCGGATAGAGGTTGTACACCATCGGGACGCCCTCCGTCGTGAGGACGAAGGCGTGAGCGAGGTGGTACTGCGACGGCGCGCCCTCGTCGTGGTTCTGCACGAACGGGTGGGCGTGCCACGGGTCTTGGGCGACCAACCCGGCGCCCTGCAGTCGGCTCATGTCGCCCTCCTCGAACACCGATTCGAGGACGAAGTACAGCGGGTAGTCGAAGGCGTCCATGCCCGTATCGACGTACGTCTGCACGTAGTCGAGGCTCCCGCTGTACACCTCGCCGATGCGGGCCATCCCGAGTTCGTCGGCCTTCGGGTTCGCGTGGTCGCGCCAGTACTTCTCTTCGACGTGCTTGACCGCGTCGAAGCGGTACCCGTCCGCGCCCGTCGCGGCTATCTTCTCCATGTAGGCCATCAGTTCGCTCCGGACGTACGACGAGGTGGACGACTCGTACTGCGCGAGGTCGGGTAGGCCGAGGAGTTCGCCGTG is a window of Halopelagius longus DNA encoding:
- a CDS encoding alpha-amylase domain-containing protein, producing the protein MVTHSTRSDETTERRRRRASEREAARRAARNGDAHVSEDSPSNADADGTARAAAVGGGRSAETTEGGGESDDETGRSALTRRTFLGALSATGLAASIRAFAGRSAAASGEPAHFQYFHETWPTITENLSTVADRGYDAVWIQAPQRSDISWSEQNGRNDPPLGYQPVDFTTFDSEFGTEADLRNLVDEAHAQGLEVYVDCVMNHMATGHDYEFPRFSYDDFHHDVGSIDDWNDDHQVEHGELLGLPDLAQYESSTSSYVRSELMAYMEKIAATGADGYRFDAVKHVEEKYWRDHANPKADELGMARIGEVYSGSLDYVQTYVDTGMDAFDYPLYFVLESVFEEGDMSRLQGAGLVAQDPWHAHPFVQNHDEGAPSQYHLAHAFVLTTEGVPMVYNLYPTEILDDSAINNMVWVRENLCGGELRWRHASSNLAVYERANNLLVGINNDPNGSHTQRVSTSWTNQTLNDYSGNAGDVTTDGNGDVDVTVPAESWVFYAPP
- the gdhB gene encoding glutamate dehydrogenase GdhB, whose product is MSQDTPSADERTRQSVETPPETALDTARHQLNQAASYLDVDPNIVERLNHPASVHEVTVPLERDDGTVEMFRGYRAQHDSVRGPFKGGLRFHPHVGREECIGLAMWMTWKCAVVDIPFGGAKGGVVVNPKELSDDETERLTRRFTNELRNVIGPMTDIPAPDMGTDAQTMAWIMDAYSVQEAETIPGVVTGKPPVIGGSKGREEAPGRSVAIIARKLLDYYDYPIAETTVAVQGFGSVGANAARLLDDWGASVVAVSDVNGAAYDPDGLDTRAIPSHNEEPEAVTTYADETIGNEEILELDVDLLIPAAIGNVITEDNAGDVDADMIVEGANGPITFVADSILAERDVPVVPDILANAGGVTVSYFEWLQDINRRSWSRDRVNEELEEEMLAAWNAVRREVEERDVTWRDGAYVVALSRIAEAHESRGLWP
- a CDS encoding rubrerythrin-like domain-containing protein, translating into MPHGQDVEDDTADHSSKYECLECGAIVESETHPGECPECGGDFQNRAKSLE
- a CDS encoding DUF5802 family protein is translated as MFEQFSSGYYLGRLYVEPYDGEVPAIHRTDHERVNEELYADEGVTPLDAPLVMKLERTHIPVLGDESVPSGTLAVPSSFADEGLPDDRDVLLAKRERAAELLRYSGYKFGDDAAVA
- a CDS encoding dipeptide epimerase; the protein is MTLTTEFERVSYPLADEFTIARGTQTDAENVVVRVTDDGGMTGVGAAAPSAHYGETADTVEAVLPDLLREVESVGDAHATARIERRMEEAVGGNPAARAAVSIALHDLAAKRLGLPLYRHWGLDADDCPPTSFTIGLDETERIEEKTEAAVEAGYPVLKVKLGTDRDEEIVEAVRESAPDATIRVDANEGWTPREAVRKSEMLAEYGVEFVEQPVPAENPEGLKFVYERSALPIAADESCVTLEDVPAVADRTDIVNLKLMKCGGLSEARRMVHAARAHGLEVMLGCMVESNAAIAAACHLAPLLDYADLDGALLLDEDDYEGVPIEDGEILLDGLNRSGTGARRSD
- a CDS encoding DUF1611 domain-containing protein, with product MSTARTGDDRTRVVVLAHEKFPERAKTATGVLKYADYDVVAVLDRDNPGTSASDHRRDLPDVPVVASMDDAPEADALLIGISPIGGAFDETWRDDVRTAIEGGCDVIAGLHYFLTEDEEFAELADEHGVELNDVRKPHDDLTVAEGRSADVDADVVLTVGTDCSVGKMTVSLELVEAARERGIDAGFIPTGQTGIMIAGWGNPIDRVVSDFTAGAVEEMILEVGDDYDVLFVEGQGSITHPAYSAVTCGILHGAMADAMVLCHVDGREAIHGYEEFEIPPVSEYVDLYENLAAPVHEGSVVAGALNTSRVEGDDAAREAVESYSESLGAPATDPVRFDADEILDAVLEET
- a CDS encoding zinc-binding dehydrogenase, with the protein product MQAVQFAEHGDRDVIEYGEFPDPEPGRGEVVVDVKAAALNHLDVWTRRGLPGLDLEMPHVPGSDMAGVVDELGEGVTRFEEGDRVALVAGVADGDDEFSRHGDPTLAPDFRIIGEHVRGVHSEYAAVPAENLVPVPEGVRWETAGSASLVFQTAWRMLVDRADVDPGEKVLVHGASGGVGHAAVQIADYAGAEVFATASTDEKLEYAEECGADHLINYEEEEFAGRIREITDKRGVDVVVDHIGEATYEDSLKSLRKGGRLVTCGATTGGNPGAGLNRIFWNQLQVIGSTMATPGQADDALERVWDGTFEPRIREVLPMSETARAHEMIENREGFGKVVVIPDSEL
- a CDS encoding MogA/MoaB family molybdenum cofactor biosynthesis protein, producing the protein MSDGPQMDADHEAAAHQDDRDGDEHHDEHDHDDHEHDHHHEHDVETVGVGVVTISSTRSLDDDPAGDAIVEAFDEAGHEVVTRQLVDDDFDGIQATVDNLVDREDVDVVVTTGGTGVTPDDVTVEAVDDVLRKRLPGFGELFRRLSYEEIGTRVVGTCAAAGVSRGVLIFCLPGSENAVRLGTEEIIVPEVSHLVGLASRDDEE
- a CDS encoding Vms1/Ankzf1 family peptidyl-tRNA hydrolase; this translates as MLDELLGRAELKERIEELQEEKRHLERRAEAEEERRSEAVRERQEAERELNRLETQVEELEHRVERLSEDDEAEVEFRGTEDLRGDRLEEVLSRLVSVATGPEGALSAMVEEHPPESVEEALGERAALVRRAAPCLVYTDDAGVVSAVLEPPTPPAAFDEWGSSFRIERSWFRPEGTVRVALVRSDLFALGRFDGEEVTLEDDVESDVMNAHSKGGFSQARFERRRDEQVSNHLERSKEVLRAHAADGDGESDTLVVLGERTVLGEFEELADHRATVDASGEPEEALREAVREFWTTRLSRL